One window of the Rhipicephalus sanguineus isolate Rsan-2018 chromosome 2, BIME_Rsan_1.4, whole genome shotgun sequence genome contains the following:
- the LOC119383104 gene encoding elongation of very long chain fatty acids protein AAEL008004, producing the protein MEAAVDLLTGAPSGAAAATANAGALANATLARDPRTTTWPLAGNPPLIGALLLSYVYLVKVGGPRFMRDRKPYNLRRVILVYNATMVLLNAYFVVNFLSRSYLGGGYSVLCQGIRFDADPRTLELVSLCWWYLLVRIADFLDTVFFVLRKKDSHVSFLHVVHHVLVVFNGWFGLSYGPDGQVMFCICLNSFVHVIMYSYYFLSLLGPRVQKHLWWKRYLTQLQLAQFIVIFVHSTIPLFKDCGYPRPHTFIVLSESVLFFGMFVRFYRGAYKNKQPAKAA; encoded by the coding sequence ATGGAGGCCGCCGTCGACCTGCTGACCGGTGCACCGAGCGGAGCCGCGGCCGCCACGGCGAACGCCGGCGCGCTCGCCAACGCCACCTTGGCTCGGGACCCGCGCACCACAACATGGCCGCTCGCCGGCAACCCGCCGCTTATCGGCGCCCTCCTGCTGAGCTACGTGTACCTCGTCAAGGTTGGCGGGCCGCGCTTCATGCGCGACCGCAAGCCGTACAACCTGCGCCGCGTCATCCTCGTCTACAACGCGACCATGGTGCTTCTCAACGCGTACTTCGTGGTCAACTTCCTGTCGCGCTCCTACCTGGGCGGCGGGTACAGCGTGCTCTGTCAGGGAATCCGCTTCGACGCCGACCCTCGCACCCTCGAACTGGTGTCCCTGTGCTGGTGGTACCTGCTGGTGCGCATCGCCGACTTCCTGGACACGGTGTTCTTCGTGCTGCGCAAGAAGGACTCGCACGTCTCCTTCCTCCACGTGGTCCACCATGTCCTGGTGGTCTTCAACGGCTGGTTCGGCCTCTCGTACGGGCCCGACGGCCAGGTGATGTTCTGCATCTGCCTGAACAGCTTCGTGCACGTCATCATGTACTCCTACTACTTCCTCTCGCTGCTGGGGCCGCGCGTCCAGAAGCACCTCTGGTGGAAGCGCTACCTGACGCAGCTCCAGTTGGCGCAGTTCATCGTTATCTTCGTGCACAGCACCATACCGCTCTTCAAGGACTGCGGCTACCCGCGGCCACACACGTTCATCGTGCTCTCCGAGTCCGTGCTCTTTTTCGGCATGTTCGTGCGCTTCTACCGCGGCGCCTACAAGAACAAGCAGCCGGCGAAGGCAGCCTGA